A region from the Benincasa hispida cultivar B227 chromosome 10, ASM972705v1, whole genome shotgun sequence genome encodes:
- the LOC120089320 gene encoding putative respiratory burst oxidase homolog protein H — MECSCKKTVKQNPGECVLESIEIDHMVTDEKTAELRDLNQVNAKQRNCNDDVKKTVVETSQPVVGIRRRRKGFNMLRFLERFKDGKEEEAWKATEKRFRQQAPNGKLSRDKFGACIGMKKDSTDFGGELYDVLARRRGIMGAKGITLQELRAFWEDLTKEDLDSRLRIFFDLCDKNGDGKISREEVKAVLEWSASANKLKNLEKEAETFVSLIMEELDPDRNGFIEIEHMETLVKAMWNSEEEKRLQSQDSKLQASALILGRCKTPASKFLKETEEAIIANWKRIWVLILWLAINLGLFAWKFMEYREKGVFEVMGYCVSVAKGAAETLKFNMALILFLVCRGTLTKLRSTRLNSIFPFDDHIHFHMVVAVAIAVGTFLHVIMHLACDFPRLISCPNNKFMAILGSNFDFKKPSYSDLVASIPGVTGILMIMIMAFCFTLATPLFRRHKDKLPPLLQHLAGFNAFWYAHHLLVLCYVLLIIHGYFIFLVQEWYKKTTWMYVAVPVFLYVIERLLIKFYEFYDQVNVIKGVVYEGNVLALYLTKPPGFEYEKSGMYMFVKCPDISKFEWHPFSITSAPGDDYLSVHIQAVGDWTTELRNRFQKVCDPDSIKRKKGGIVRQETKLYSDYVPSESRKQYPQILIKGPYGAPAQSYKNYDILLLIGLGIGATPMISILKDLLNHIKKSDSHTTDAQKVPKRAYFYWVTKEQASFDWFKGVMDDVAEYDHDKIIEMHNHLSCVHEEGDARSVLITMLQQIQQSRGEEVDVVSGSRIRTHFARPNWEKVFAGLASKHKGSEIGVFYCGTYSLVKVLRGHCKNFSDSSRSTRFRFHKENF; from the exons ATGGAGTGCTCATGTAAAAAAACGGTGAAACAGAATCCAGGAGAATGCGTACTGGAGAGCATTGAAATCGATCACATGGTGACCGATGAGAAAACCGCCGAACTAAGAGATTTAAACCAAGTGAACGCGAAGCAGAGAAACTGCAATGATGATGTGAAGAAGACCGTCGTCGAGACTTCTCAGCCGGTCGTTGGAATTAGAAGACGACGGAAGGGATTTAACATGTTGAGGTTTCTGGAACGTTTCAAAGAcggaaaagaagaggaagcatGGAAGGCAACTGAGAAGCGTTTTCGTCAACAAGCTCCTAATGGAAAACTTTCCAGAGACAAATTTGGAGCCTGCATTG GGATGAAAAAGGATTCAACGGATTTTGGTGGGGAACTGTATGATGTATTGGCAAGAAGAAGAGGGATAATGGGAGCGAAAGGGATTACGCTGCAAGAATTGAGAGCGTTTTGGGAAGACTTAACAAAAGAAGACCTAGATTCACGGCTTCGGATATTCTTTGACTT GTGTGACAAAAATGGCGACGGGAAGATCTCGAGGGAAGAGGTGAAGGCGGTACTGGAGTGGAGTGCTTCTGCAAACAAATTGAAAAACCTCGAGAAAGAAGCTGAAACGTTCGTATCTCTGATCATGGAAGAGCTTGATCCAGACCGCAATGGATTTATTGAG ATTGAGCATATGGAAACTCTAGTGAAGGCAATGTGGAActctgaagaagaaaaaaggttgCAGAGCCAAGATTCTAAACTTCAGGCATCAGCCCTGATTCTAGGAAGATGCAAAACTCCAGCCAGCAAATTTCTGAAGGAAACAGAAGAAGCTATAATTGCAAATTGGAAAAGAATCTGGGTTTTGATACTGTGGCTAGCAATAAATTTGGGTCTATTTGCTTGGAAATTCATGGAGTATAGAGAAAAGGGGGTGTTTGAAGTGATGGGTTATTGTGTTAGTGTTGCAAAGGGAGCAGCTGAGACTCTTAAATTCAATATGGCTCttattttgtttcttgtttgtAGAGGCACATTAACCAAACTTAGATCCACACGTCTCAACTCCATTTTCCCTTTTGATGATCATATCCATTTCCATATGGTGGTTGCTGTAGCCATTGCAGTGGGTACTTTCCTTCATGTCATAATGCACTTAGCCTGTGATTTTCCAAGATTGATCTCATGCCCAAACAACAAATTCATGGCAATTCTTGggtcaaattttgatttcaagaaGCCAAGTTACTCTGACTTGGTTGCAAGTATTCCCGGTGTTACAGGAATCCTCATGATCATGATAATGGCCTTTTGCTTTACATTGGCAACTCCTTTATTCAGGAGGCATAAAGACAAGTTACCTCCACTGCTTCAACATTTGGCAGGCTTCAATGCCTTCTGGTATGCACATCATTTGCTTGTTCTCTGTTATGTCCTACTGATCATTCATGGCTACTTCATATTCCTGGTTCAGGAATGGTACAAGAAAACG ACATGGATGTACGTTGCAGTTCCAGTATTTTTGTATGTGATTGAGAGACTTCTTATAAAATTCTACGAATTTTATGATCAAGTTAATGTGATAAAG GGGGTAGTGTATGAAGGAAATGTTCTAGCACTATACCTGACAAAACCTCCAGGATTTGAGTACGAAAAAAGTGGAATGTATATGTTTGTTAAGTGCCCGgatatatcaaaatttgaatg GCATCCATTCTCTATCACTTCTGCACCAGGAGATGACTATTTGAGTGTCCATATACAAGCAGTAGGAGATTGGACAACTGAGCTCAGAAACAGATTTCAAAAG GTCTGTGATCCTGACAGTATAAAGAGGAAGAAGGGTGGTATCGTTAGACAGGAAACTAAATTATATTCAGATTACGTTCCTTCAGAATCAAG GAAGCAATATCCCCAGATTTTGATCAAAGGACCATATGGAGCCCCAGCACAAAGTTACAAGAATTACGATATTCTATTGCTCATAGGCCTTGGAATTGGGGCTACTCCAATGATCAGCATTTTGAAAGATTTATTAAACCACATAAAAAAAAGTGACTCCCACACT ACTGATGCTCAAAAGGTCCCGAAGAGAGCATATTTCTATTGGGTGACAAAGGAACAGGCATCATTTGATTGGTTTAAAGGTGTCATGGATGACGTTGCAGAGTACGATCACGAC AAAATAATAGAAATGCACAACCACTTAAGTTGTGTGCACGAGGAAGGAGACGCACGATCCGTGCTCATCACCATGCTGCAACAAATTCAGCAATCTAGAGGTGAAGAAGTGGACGTTGTTTCAGGAAGCCGG ATAAGGACTCACTTTGCAAGACCGAACTGGGAGAAAGTTTTTGCAGGGTTGGCATCTAAACACAAAGGTTCTGAAATAG GTGTATTTTACTGTGGAACATACAGTCTTGTGAAGGTATTACGTGGTCACTGCAAAAACTTCAGCGATAGTTCAAGATCAACAAGGTTTCGTTTTCACAAGGAGAACTTTTAA